A genomic window from Bdellovibrionales bacterium includes:
- a CDS encoding peptidase, with amino-acid sequence MKKKKTKTATTSYDEKIIIDEKNGLVFDSEDDVLKYFEKDISALEKQYLSLRPKDDYTDEESAKLEKYLDQTLDNPDEIWVDSKTIKNRTVHLYLKLIEAPKKDFYYVAIVFAAEDVPTFIFLHFPTKHLEILEKYRRGELFYDRIMSEVEQGCVEGDALSEGDELAIGLYKAMLVIRSEDDVAQTEFQTYSELREETIEEPDEIWRNNDLAGNTLVNFIKDFSISGEQMYYVVVTLEDSNSNSHALLFSFPTHDESLVERYRHGENMQAEEVVQESSH; translated from the coding sequence GTGAAAAAAAAGAAAACGAAAACGGCGACAACTTCTTATGACGAAAAAATCATCATCGATGAAAAGAATGGTCTAGTCTTCGACTCCGAAGACGATGTTCTTAAATACTTTGAAAAAGACATCAGCGCTTTAGAGAAACAATATCTCTCCTTGCGCCCTAAAGATGATTACACGGATGAAGAGTCCGCTAAGCTCGAGAAATACCTGGACCAAACTCTAGATAACCCGGATGAGATCTGGGTGGATAGCAAGACGATTAAAAACCGAACTGTGCATCTCTATCTCAAATTGATCGAGGCCCCTAAAAAAGATTTTTATTATGTTGCGATTGTCTTTGCCGCCGAAGACGTGCCGACATTTATATTCCTTCATTTCCCGACAAAGCACCTCGAAATCTTGGAAAAATACCGCCGCGGCGAACTCTTCTATGATCGCATCATGAGCGAAGTGGAACAGGGCTGCGTGGAGGGTGATGCTTTAAGTGAGGGCGATGAGCTCGCAATTGGTCTTTACAAAGCCATGCTTGTCATTCGTTCCGAGGACGATGTCGCGCAGACCGAGTTTCAAACTTACTCCGAACTGCGCGAAGAAACGATCGAAGAGCCCGACGAAATCTGGCGCAATAACGATCTTGCTGGGAACACTTTGGTCAACTTTATTAAAGACTTTTCCATTTCTGGAGAGCAAATGTATTACGTCGTCGTGACTTTGGAGGATTCAAATTCCAATAGCCACGCTCTGCTCTTCTCTTTCCCGACTCATGACGAGAGTTTAGTGGAACGCTACCGCCACGGCGAAAACATGCAGGCCGAAGAAGTTGTCCAGGAATCAAGCCATTAA
- a CDS encoding Hsp20 family protein — MEAKKTEGRTSALPAENSSVNADLRKKTRTERSQIISEHNEELSRLKEKQAAAINHLRKTNAEKEKAENYRLQKALEDKNAQAQKEYQKAAESQTRAIAQTRQMSDQEREKLQQNKTQFADERDLRREAYRQEQDSLDQIHREEVLKKKAAVEDVRHQQRTAAEAEKLQFEDQRLKQREHYRSEMEKEKNFYLGQIEGRKGHFEKAFNENELKYQLAIEDQKIKYQGEIEKKHATFIDKMQKFDHRGDDPFYKVQDLGAELMETADGYQISIFVPEAELKNFKVKVLDDKIMVTGARKFEDEIHDQRQKVATNNYQTIHQEFKLGSPADKDLFKREYRDGLLIVSVPKRGFGVI, encoded by the coding sequence TTGGAAGCGAAAAAAACCGAGGGCCGCACCAGCGCCTTGCCGGCCGAAAATAGTAGTGTAAATGCCGATCTCCGAAAAAAAACTCGAACCGAGCGTTCGCAGATCATCTCAGAGCATAATGAAGAGCTCTCTCGTCTTAAAGAAAAACAAGCCGCGGCGATCAATCACTTACGGAAAACCAACGCAGAAAAAGAAAAGGCCGAAAACTACCGCCTCCAAAAGGCTTTAGAAGATAAAAATGCCCAGGCTCAAAAAGAGTACCAGAAGGCCGCGGAATCCCAAACTCGCGCCATCGCTCAAACTCGCCAAATGAGTGATCAAGAGCGCGAAAAGTTGCAACAAAACAAAACTCAGTTTGCGGACGAGAGAGATTTGCGCCGAGAAGCCTATCGCCAAGAACAAGATTCTTTAGATCAAATACATAGAGAAGAAGTTTTAAAGAAGAAAGCTGCCGTTGAAGATGTTCGTCATCAGCAGCGAACCGCGGCCGAAGCCGAAAAGCTGCAATTTGAGGATCAACGCTTAAAGCAAAGAGAGCATTATCGTTCAGAGATGGAAAAAGAAAAAAACTTTTACCTCGGTCAAATTGAGGGACGTAAGGGGCATTTTGAAAAAGCGTTTAACGAAAACGAGTTAAAATACCAACTGGCTATCGAAGACCAAAAGATAAAGTACCAGGGCGAAATTGAAAAAAAACATGCCACTTTTATTGATAAGATGCAAAAGTTTGATCACCGCGGAGATGATCCTTTTTATAAAGTTCAAGATCTGGGTGCAGAATTGATGGAGACGGCCGATGGTTATCAGATCTCTATCTTTGTGCCTGAGGCCGAACTCAAAAACTTTAAAGTCAAAGTTCTCGACGATAAGATTATGGTCACGGGCGCACGTAAGTTCGAAGACGAGATCCACGATCAACGTCAGAAGGTAGCGACTAACAATTATCAGACGATTCACCAGGAGTTTAAGCTCGGTAGTCCTGCTGACAAAGACCTCTTTAAGCGCGAGTATCGAGATGGTTTGCTCATCGTGAGTGTACCTAAGCGCGGCTTTGGTGTGATTTAA
- the rsmH gene encoding 16S rRNA (cytosine(1402)-N(4))-methyltransferase RsmH has translation MSSDASSADTKPKRRVRYKGTHPRRFEEKYKELNPEKYASDIEKIKLRGETPVGSHRPICMQEILDILNPQPGQTVLDATLGYGGHSWELLQKISPGGTLIALDQDPIERVKTEARLRKKMRLQNIADETLVVGPINFSETWNFLRQRGASKVDLVLADLGLSSMQIDTPQRGFSFKVDGPLDLRMNPEQGEPAWKMLESLSSDEIEEMLRQNSDEPFADKISQALAQAQPKTTFALAECVRGVLKKLSSKIQEREGDTPIRRVFQALRIEVNQEFAVLEKFLNDLPQFLKRGGKVAILSFHSGEDRRVKKSFQLGYREGLYSEISEEIIRPSWEEQTQNPRSKSAKLRWAKI, from the coding sequence ATGAGTTCCGATGCCTCTTCTGCTGATACAAAACCGAAGCGACGTGTTCGTTACAAGGGCACTCATCCGCGTCGATTTGAAGAAAAATACAAAGAACTCAATCCTGAAAAGTACGCATCTGACATCGAGAAGATTAAGCTGCGCGGGGAAACTCCCGTAGGAAGTCATCGCCCGATTTGTATGCAGGAGATCCTGGATATTCTCAACCCGCAACCTGGGCAGACCGTACTTGATGCGACTTTGGGTTATGGAGGCCATTCTTGGGAGCTGTTACAAAAGATATCCCCGGGCGGGACTCTGATTGCCTTAGATCAAGACCCCATTGAGCGGGTTAAAACCGAAGCGCGTTTGCGGAAAAAAATGAGACTGCAAAATATCGCGGATGAAACGTTGGTGGTGGGACCGATTAATTTTTCGGAGACCTGGAATTTTCTGCGGCAACGAGGGGCTTCGAAGGTGGATCTAGTTTTGGCGGATCTCGGTTTGTCCTCGATGCAGATCGATACGCCTCAACGTGGGTTTTCGTTTAAAGTGGACGGTCCATTAGATCTGCGAATGAATCCGGAGCAGGGAGAGCCCGCGTGGAAAATGTTGGAGTCTCTTTCCAGTGATGAAATCGAAGAGATGCTTCGCCAGAATTCGGATGAGCCTTTCGCAGATAAAATCTCTCAGGCTCTCGCGCAAGCTCAACCTAAAACCACATTTGCTTTGGCAGAATGTGTTCGTGGCGTCCTTAAAAAGTTGTCCTCTAAAATTCAAGAACGAGAAGGGGACACGCCGATTCGCCGAGTTTTCCAAGCTTTACGGATTGAAGTGAATCAAGAGTTTGCGGTTCTCGAAAAATTCCTCAACGATTTGCCTCAATTTTTGAAACGCGGGGGTAAAGTCGCGATTCTGAGTTTCCATTCCGGGGAAGATCGACGGGTGAAGAAATCTTTCCAGTTGGGATACCGCGAGGGGCTGTATTCGGAAATTTCGGAGGAGATCATCCGCCCCAGCTGGGAGGAGCAAACTCAGAATCCTCGCAGTAAGTCGGCAAAACTCCGTTGGGCAAAAATTTAA